The Mytilus trossulus isolate FHL-02 chromosome 13, PNRI_Mtr1.1.1.hap1, whole genome shotgun sequence genome has a segment encoding these proteins:
- the LOC134695003 gene encoding hemicentin-2-like: MKTMENMILLIIWSTIDTSCAKLDVLVTIKGSANLKCPTHSASTSMNWFAPGRVPPISKDRTVYTDDNRISITGDPRKGEYNLQISNFQTSDVGIYKCTVSIKNVAYQHEFNLLIGKPPKNLRIENIEKQSTVQKREGEELKLQCVVESGQPKEILRFEKNGNIIKESNSSTVNLTVILNHTDHQSRYTCKAISTALNVSLSQSVNVMVLYAPQVSLGKVGKSLLIKEGNKLTVHCIADSNPEPYNYTWAKISETKRLISTLSTIHIDVIQRKDAGLYACVVTNYIGSGKADTNVVVMYSPKVDIMYTNYTENTKQRCLVCKVKGVPEKYTFYEWEHKSYYGDHIRFMSGNQTGSLTLQTDTIRDSGYQDNGYYKCTASNGIADSHGVVKQSAEVYLVVEGKPIFVSDNVDEVYGTYLGYVFLVVNIFSIPKYTKLEVLDGRSQPITFGSNFRLIEENTSVMDRFLGTEIKVKGYKITVKIERLANDNIDTYTFKAKNDFGQSVHKISVLSAGTPEPPLNVTVAPVANGARVEWTTNFNGGFKQSFFVEYREQGNKRWEKVKTLPTTLNNRMFWTIGNLHEDRSYSFRMFSRNKIGDSNTTREVDFKILKEKNEAILYGVVGSVSLVSLFLILCLIYMIKKRTNKKGKTKKKSVIKDYSQAYNLEERVYNEIDENQLSVSFLTKTAKKKGNDNKDGIRPIQTENRDANTRLSHENLHVKNAYEQF, translated from the exons ATGAAAACTATGGAAAACATGATATTACTGATTATATGGTCAACaattgatacat CATGTGCAAAACTAGATGTACTGGTGACTATTAAGGGATCTGCTAACTTGAAATGTCCAACCCATTCAGCTAGCACATCAATGAATTGGTTTGCTCCGGGACGTGTGCCCCCAATATCAAAAGACAGAACGGTATATACTGATGATAACCGAATCAGTATTACTGGTGACCCCCGAAAAGGCGAATACAATCTACAAATTTCTAACTTTCAAACTTCAGACGTAGGAATCTACAAGTGTACTGTATCCATCAAGAACGTAGCATATCAGCATGAATTTAACCTACTCATAGGAA AACCTCCAAAGAATCTTAGAatagaaaacattgaaaagCAAAGCACTGTTCAAAAAAGAGAAGGAGAAGAATTAAAATTACAATGTGTAGTGGAAAGTGGCCAACCTAAAGAGATTCTGCGATTTGAAAAGAATGGAAACATCATTAAAGAAAGTAATtcaagtactgtaaatttaACTGTCATCCTAAACCATACAGACCACCAGAGTCGGTATACCTGTAAGGCCATTAGTACTGCTTTGAATGTATCACTTTCTCAATCTGTTAATGTTATGGTTTTGT atgCACCACAGGTGAGCTTGGGTAAAGTTGGGAAATCATTATTAATAAAGGAGGGAAATAAATTGACAGTTCATTGTATTGCTGATAGTAACCCGGAaccttataattatacatgggCAAAGATATCTGAGACGAAACGGCTTATTTCAACTTTGTCTACAATTCACATAGACGTCATTCAAAGGAAAGATGCAGGTCTATATGCTTGTGTGGTAACCAATTATATAGGAAGTGGAAAAGCTGACACAAATGTTGTTGTTATGT ACTCCCCGAAAGTAGATATAATGTACACAAATTATACAGAAAACACGAAACAAAGGTGTTTGGTCTGTAAAGTGAAAGGAGTTCCTGAAAAATACACCTTCTATGAATGGGAACACAAGTCATACTATGGTGACCACATCCGTTTTATGTCTGGGAATCAAACTGGTTCTCTTACTTTACAAACAGATACAATAAGAGACTCTGGATATCAAGATAATGGCTATTATAAATGTACTGCTAGTAACGGTATAGCTGACAGTCACGGTGTTGTGAAACAAAGTGCTGAGGTGTATTTAGTAGTTGAAG GAAAGCCTATTTTTGTTTCTGACAACGTTGACGAAGTATATGGTACATACCTTGGTTACGTTTTTTTGGTCGTGAACATCTTCAGTATCCCAAAATATACCAAATTGGAAGTCCTTGATGGAAGGAGTCAACCTATCACTTTTGGAAGTAATTTTAGACTTATAGAAGAAAATACTTCAGTAATGGATCGGTTTCTTGGAACAGAGATAAAAGTAAAAGGCTATAAAATAACAGTGAAAATAGAGCGGCTTGCAAATGACAATATTGACACGTACACTTTTAAAGCAAAGAACGATTTTGGACAAAGCGTGCACAAGATATCAGTACTTTCTGCAG GTACTCCTGAACCGCCTTTAAATGTAACCGTCGCTCCTGTTGCAAACGGAGCCAGAGTGGAATGGACAACAAATTTCAATGGCGGGTTCAAGCAATCCTTCTTTGTGGAATATCGTGAGCAAGGAAATAAAAGATGGGAAAAAGTGAAAACTTTACCCACAACTTTGAATAACAGAATGTTTTGGACGATAGGCAATCTTCATGAAGATCGTTCATACAGTTTCAGAATGTTTTCTCGAAATAAAATTGGAGACAGTAATACAACGCGGGAGGttgattttaaaatcttaa aagaGAAGAACGAGGCAATACTCTACGGTGTTGTTGGTTCTGTGTCCTTGGTATCCCTTTTTTTGATATTGTGTTTAATTTATATGATAAAGAAAAGGACGAATAAAAAAGGCAAGACAAAGAAAAAATCAGTTATCAAAGACTATTCTCAAGCATACAATTTAGAGGAACGTGTGTATAATGAAATAGACGAAAACCAGTTGTCGGTAAGTTTCCTGACAAAAACtgctaaaaaaaaaggcaatgaCAACAAGGATGGAATTCGGCCAATACAAACCGAAAACAGAGATGCAAACACTCGTCTATCTCATGAGAACTTGCATGTTAAAAACGCGTATGAACAGTTCTAA